One window of the Janthinobacterium sp. PAMC25594 genome contains the following:
- a CDS encoding DNA polymerase II, with translation MTGNAQHPPEQGFILTRHWRDTRDGTEVDFWLATDAGPRHVRLPVQTAVAFLPMEQREQAELLLRGERRAELRPLSLCDFHQRPVLGLYCKQYRHLLKLEKQLRAHGIDVYEADIRPPERYLMERFITAPVTFSGETGQEVQLRPSPGYRPTLKLASLDIETTAHGELYSLALEGCGQRQVYMLGPQNGGDETLDFDLEYCDTRAHILERLNTWMERHDPDAIIGWNLVQFDLRVLKEHAERYQIPLRLGRGGAVMEWREHGGKQEHYFAAAAGRLIIDGIEALKSATWNFSSFSLENVAQTLLGEGKSIDNPYQRMAEIDRRFREDKPALARYNLKDCELVTRIFAKTELLTFLLERASVTGLAADRSGGSVAAFEHLYLPLMHRQGYVAPNLGDISGENSPGGFVMDSQSGLYDSVLVLDYKSLYPSIIRTFLIDPVGLVVGTSGDEADTVPGYRGAQFSRVKHCLPAIVQQVWQGREMAKRERNAPLSQALKIIMNAFYGVLGSNGCRFFDPRLASSITLRGHDIMHRTRELITEQGYQVIYGDTDSTFVWLKTAHTDEEAGKIGRALVTHVNAWWEAHLREEFGLENALELEFETHYRRFLMPTIRGSEEGSKKRYAGLVGKPDGSEQMVYKGLETVRSDWTPLAQQFQQELYRRIFQRAAYQDYVRDYVARTVRGECDALLVYRKRLRRPLGDYQRNVPPHVRAARTADAYNLAQGRPLQYQNGGWISYVITVAGPEPLETQRSPIDYHHYLTRQLQPVADAILPFLGDDFSRLVSGQQDLF, from the coding sequence ATGACAGGCAACGCGCAGCATCCGCCCGAACAGGGCTTTATTTTGACCCGCCACTGGCGCGACACGCGCGACGGCACGGAGGTCGATTTCTGGCTGGCAACAGACGCCGGGCCACGCCACGTGCGCCTGCCCGTGCAGACGGCCGTCGCCTTCCTTCCCATGGAGCAGCGCGAGCAGGCGGAGCTGTTGCTGCGCGGCGAGCGCCGCGCCGAGTTGCGGCCCCTGTCGCTGTGCGATTTTCACCAGCGCCCCGTGCTGGGGCTGTACTGCAAGCAATACCGGCATTTGCTGAAGCTGGAAAAGCAGCTGCGCGCGCACGGCATCGATGTGTACGAAGCCGACATCCGCCCGCCCGAGCGCTATCTGATGGAGCGTTTCATTACAGCGCCAGTAACGTTCAGCGGAGAAACCGGGCAGGAAGTGCAGCTGAGGCCGTCGCCCGGCTACCGCCCCACATTAAAACTGGCATCGCTCGATATCGAGACGACGGCGCACGGCGAGCTGTATTCGCTGGCCCTGGAAGGCTGCGGCCAGCGCCAGGTCTACATGCTGGGGCCGCAAAACGGCGGCGACGAGACACTCGACTTCGACCTCGAATACTGCGACACGCGCGCACACATCCTCGAACGCCTGAACACGTGGATGGAACGCCACGACCCCGACGCCATCATCGGCTGGAACCTGGTGCAGTTCGACTTGCGCGTGCTCAAGGAACATGCCGAGCGCTATCAAATTCCCTTGCGGCTGGGACGCGGCGGCGCCGTGATGGAATGGCGCGAGCATGGCGGCAAGCAGGAACACTATTTTGCCGCCGCGGCGGGACGCCTGATCATCGACGGCATCGAAGCATTAAAATCGGCGACGTGGAATTTTTCCTCTTTCAGCCTGGAAAACGTGGCGCAAACGCTGTTGGGCGAAGGCAAGTCCATCGACAATCCCTACCAGCGCATGGCCGAGATCGACCGGCGTTTCCGTGAGGATAAACCCGCACTGGCGCGCTACAACCTCAAGGACTGCGAACTGGTCACGCGCATCTTCGCCAAGACCGAATTGCTGACGTTTTTGCTGGAACGCGCCAGCGTGACGGGCCTGGCGGCCGACCGCAGCGGCGGCTCCGTGGCCGCCTTCGAACATTTGTACTTGCCGCTGATGCACCGGCAGGGTTATGTGGCGCCCAACCTGGGCGATATCTCCGGCGAAAACAGCCCGGGCGGCTTCGTCATGGATTCCCAGTCGGGCCTGTACGATTCCGTGCTGGTTCTCGACTACAAAAGCCTGTACCCGTCCATCATCCGCACTTTCCTCATCGATCCCGTGGGGCTGGTGGTGGGCACCAGCGGCGATGAGGCCGATACCGTTCCCGGCTACCGGGGCGCGCAGTTTTCGCGCGTCAAACACTGCCTGCCCGCCATCGTGCAACAGGTGTGGCAAGGGCGCGAGATGGCCAAGCGCGAGCGCAATGCGCCGCTGTCGCAAGCGTTAAAAATCATCATGAATGCGTTCTACGGCGTATTGGGGTCAAATGGCTGCCGCTTCTTCGACCCGCGCCTGGCCTCGTCGATCACCCTGCGTGGCCACGACATCATGCACCGCACGCGCGAACTGATCACCGAACAGGGGTATCAGGTGATCTATGGCGACACGGATTCCACGTTTGTGTGGCTGAAAACGGCGCATACGGATGAAGAGGCGGGCAAGATCGGCCGCGCGCTGGTGACGCACGTCAACGCCTGGTGGGAAGCACATCTGCGCGAGGAATTCGGCCTGGAGAATGCGCTGGAGCTGGAATTCGAGACGCATTACCGGCGCTTCCTGATGCCCACCATCCGCGGCTCGGAAGAAGGCAGCAAGAAGCGCTATGCTGGCCTGGTGGGCAAGCCGGACGGCAGCGAACAGATGGTCTACAAGGGCCTGGAAACGGTGCGCAGCGACTGGACGCCGCTGGCGCAGCAATTCCAGCAAGAGCTATACCGGCGCATTTTCCAGCGCGCCGCCTACCAGGATTATGTGCGCGACTACGTGGCGCGCACCGTGCGCGGCGAATGCGACGCTTTATTGGTCTACCGCAAGCGCTTGCGCCGCCCGCTCGGCGATTACCAGCGCAACGTGCCGCCCCATGTGCGCGCGGCGCGCACGGCCGACGCCTACAACCTGGCGCAGGGCCGGCCGCTGCAATACCAGAACGGCGGCTGGATCAGTTATGTCATCACGGTGGCGGGGCCGGAACCGCTGGAAACGCAGCGCTCGCCCATCGACTACCATCACTACCTGACGCGCCAGCTGCAGCCGGTGGCCGACGCCATACTCCCCTTCCTGGGCGACGACTTTTCGCGCCTTGTGTCCGGGCAGCAGGATTTGTTTTAG
- a CDS encoding AMP-binding protein: protein MQAMSYVHGAHETPLIGETIGAYLDGVAARYGQHDALIVAHQNVRWTYLEFQRRVHRLAAGLLKLGLQPGDRIGIWSQNCAEWVLTQFATAKAGLIMVNINPAYRRSELEYVLDKVQCSALILSPSFKSSDYLAIVQDVVPEIARSRAGALQSPRLPQLRHVIRLGAAATPGMHNFDAVMEGITDADLAHLADVSATLQFDDAVNIQFTSGTTGAPKGATLTHHNILNNGFFIGEAMRLTQQDRLCIPVPLYHCFGMVLGNLACVTHGAAMVFPGEGFDSKAVLETVQAERCTALHGVPTMFIAILDHPDFKQYDLSNLRTGIMAGSPCPMEVMTRVIELMHMAEITIAYGMTETSPVSFQTSIEDPREMRVSSIGRVHPHLEVKIVDAEGRIVARGEKGELLTRGYSVMQGYWGDPEKTNEAIDTARWMHTGDLAVIDENGFCSIVGRSKDMVIRGGENIYPREVEEFLYRHPSVLDVQCVGVPDAKYGEELCACIILRPGTQATSEDIRAFCDGQIAYYKIPRYVRFVEEFPMTVTGKIQKYLLRQQVATDLGLSAD from the coding sequence ATGCAAGCAATGAGTTATGTACATGGCGCCCACGAGACGCCGTTGATCGGCGAAACGATAGGCGCTTACCTGGACGGCGTCGCCGCCCGCTACGGCCAGCACGATGCCCTGATCGTGGCGCACCAGAACGTGCGCTGGACGTATCTGGAATTCCAGCGGCGCGTGCACCGGCTGGCCGCAGGCTTGCTGAAGCTGGGCTTGCAGCCGGGCGACCGGATCGGCATCTGGTCGCAAAATTGCGCGGAATGGGTGCTGACCCAGTTTGCCACGGCGAAAGCCGGTTTGATCATGGTCAACATCAACCCCGCTTACCGGCGTTCGGAACTCGAATACGTGCTCGACAAGGTGCAATGCAGCGCGCTGATCCTGTCGCCCAGCTTCAAGTCCAGCGATTACCTGGCCATCGTGCAGGACGTGGTGCCGGAAATCGCCCGTTCGCGCGCGGGCGCCCTGCAATCGCCACGCCTGCCGCAATTGCGCCACGTCATCCGCCTGGGCGCGGCCGCCACGCCAGGCATGCATAACTTCGACGCGGTGATGGAGGGCATCACGGACGCCGACCTGGCGCACCTGGCAGACGTCAGCGCCACCTTGCAGTTTGACGACGCCGTCAACATTCAGTTCACTTCCGGCACCACGGGCGCGCCGAAGGGCGCCACCTTGACGCACCACAATATCCTGAACAACGGCTTTTTCATCGGCGAGGCCATGCGCCTGACGCAACAGGACCGCTTGTGCATTCCCGTGCCCCTGTACCACTGTTTCGGCATGGTGCTGGGCAACCTGGCGTGCGTCACGCATGGTGCAGCCATGGTGTTCCCGGGCGAAGGTTTCGATTCGAAGGCCGTGCTGGAAACCGTGCAGGCCGAGCGCTGCACGGCGCTGCATGGCGTGCCCACCATGTTCATCGCCATCCTCGACCATCCTGATTTCAAACAATACGATTTGTCGAACTTGCGCACCGGCATCATGGCCGGCTCACCCTGCCCGATGGAAGTCATGACGAGGGTCATCGAATTGATGCACATGGCGGAAATCACGATTGCGTATGGCATGACGGAAACATCGCCCGTCAGCTTCCAGACGTCGATCGAAGACCCGCGCGAGATGCGCGTCTCGTCCATCGGCCGCGTCCATCCGCACCTGGAAGTGAAAATCGTCGATGCGGAAGGGCGGATCGTGGCGCGCGGCGAGAAGGGCGAATTGCTTACGCGCGGTTATTCGGTGATGCAGGGCTACTGGGGCGACCCGGAAAAAACAAATGAGGCCATCGACACGGCGCGCTGGATGCACACGGGCGACCTGGCCGTCATCGACGAGAACGGCTTTTGCAGCATCGTCGGCCGCTCAAAGGACATGGTGATACGCGGTGGCGAAAACATCTATCCGCGCGAAGTCGAGGAATTCCTGTACCGCCACCCGAGCGTGCTCGATGTGCAATGCGTGGGCGTGCCCGATGCCAAGTATGGCGAGGAGTTGTGCGCCTGCATCATCCTGCGGCCGGGCACGCAGGCCACCAGCGAGGATATCCGCGCCTTTTGCGACGGGCAGATCGCCTATTACAAGATTCCCCGCTATGTGCGCTTCGTCGAGGAATTCCCCATGACGGTGACGGGCAAGATCCAGAAATATTTGTTGCGCCAGCAAGTCGCGACGGATCTGGGGCTGAGCGCGGACTAA
- a CDS encoding choice-of-anchor A family protein — MTFFASRTLPLISAALFAFSFSASAQATVIDLGVANGYSAFIFGNIGSSNASGFTSVSGSLAAGGSIYLDGYSVGTNKKPGSAANTLVAGSNLNIGGGSINGTGVYGVSNANGSVTAPSWYPTGTFSKGNASTLDFTAAQQQLTTLSGDVAKLQSNGTVISQYGGFKLVGDVNADVNVFTIDADNLHNLILDVSSLKSTASIIINGTATKITMSGGFDNFASFADRTLFNFANATTTSLQNVGINGSILAPNSAFSGSGNMNGTLIANSVSSINYGHVSMNGSGFNTVNVSAVPEPGTWAMLLAGLGLLAFVRRRTPARAPQAQLA, encoded by the coding sequence ATGACATTTTTTGCCTCACGCACCTTGCCGCTCATCAGCGCCGCCCTGTTCGCTTTTTCCTTCAGCGCCTCGGCCCAGGCGACCGTGATTGACCTCGGCGTCGCCAACGGCTACTCGGCCTTCATCTTCGGCAACATCGGCAGCAGCAACGCCAGCGGCTTCACCAGCGTCAGCGGCAGCCTGGCCGCTGGCGGCAGTATCTACCTGGACGGCTACAGCGTCGGCACGAACAAGAAGCCGGGCAGCGCCGCCAACACGCTGGTTGCCGGTAGCAACCTGAACATCGGCGGCGGCAGCATCAACGGCACGGGCGTCTACGGCGTGAGCAATGCCAACGGCAGCGTGACAGCGCCATCGTGGTACCCGACGGGCACCTTCAGCAAGGGCAATGCCTCCACCCTGGACTTTACAGCTGCCCAGCAGCAACTGACGACCCTGTCGGGCGATGTGGCCAAGCTGCAATCGAACGGCACCGTGATCTCCCAATACGGCGGCTTCAAGCTGGTGGGCGACGTCAACGCCGACGTGAATGTCTTCACGATCGATGCGGACAACCTGCATAACCTGATCCTGGACGTATCGTCGCTGAAAAGCACGGCAAGCATCATCATCAACGGCACGGCCACCAAAATCACCATGAGCGGCGGCTTCGACAATTTCGCCAGTTTCGCCGATCGCACGCTGTTCAACTTCGCCAACGCCACCACCACCAGCCTGCAGAACGTCGGCATCAACGGCAGCATCCTGGCGCCGAACAGCGCTTTCTCGGGTTCGGGCAATATGAACGGCACCCTGATCGCCAATTCGGTCAGCTCGATCAATTATGGCCACGTCTCGATGAACGGCTCCGGCTTCAACACGGTCAACGTGTCGGCCGTACCGGAACCAGGCACCTGGGCCATGCTGCTGGCCGGCCTGGGCTTGCTCGCCTTCGTACGCCGCCGCACGCCAGCGCGCGCGCCGCAAGCGCAACTGGCCTGA
- a CDS encoding glycosyltransferase family 39 protein: MKPVRLPAAATLALPRWALFALGLLYILPGLIGREPWKNDDAASFGIMWTMAHGGLNDWLWPNVAGLSLPDEGPLAFWLGAIFIKLFGWIDGDVFGARMSTIGIFVVSTLSVWYTAFNLGRRNDAQPLRLAFGGQPEPDDFGRTLADAAVLIYLGCLGLLQHSHDITAEALHVSLMAYLLYRAVRYVEGPSMRNAALLGLALGGLTLTRGWITPAALSMALLLCTVFLRLPLLRSVRHLALAVLVAIALALVWLLPGELLQPYGHSPLQAWMEWNGRQFSAPSLKSLQYFLRVGIWFFWPAWPFAAWAVYAWRRQHHVLHIVVPLTFVAMLAILGLCHPDPEPSQLLPLLPPLAVMAAFGLLTMKRGAINAIDWFSVMVLTICALVLWLFWFAILTGWPPQQAHNALKLVPGFKPELELVAFFVAAGVTAGWIALVHWRISRQPAVLWRAVVLSSGGLILIWVLIMTLFLPPLNYSKSYASVAHQISIHLPPGSKCINSNVGAAQRASFAYYGHLPFAGVEQQQCDVFLLQDSIKVPDSKEQLPEHHGADWIKLWEGRRPTDNVERFRLYQRIR; the protein is encoded by the coding sequence ATGAAGCCAGTCCGCCTTCCCGCCGCTGCCACACTCGCGCTGCCACGATGGGCCTTGTTTGCGCTTGGCCTGCTGTACATCCTGCCTGGCCTGATCGGCCGCGAACCGTGGAAGAACGATGATGCCGCCAGTTTCGGCATCATGTGGACCATGGCACATGGCGGCCTGAACGACTGGCTATGGCCCAACGTGGCCGGCTTGTCGCTGCCGGATGAAGGCCCGCTGGCCTTCTGGCTGGGCGCCATTTTCATCAAACTGTTCGGCTGGATCGACGGCGACGTCTTCGGCGCGCGCATGTCGACCATCGGCATCTTCGTCGTCAGCACCCTGTCCGTCTGGTACACCGCCTTCAACCTGGGCCGCCGCAATGACGCCCAGCCGCTGCGCCTGGCCTTCGGCGGCCAGCCCGAGCCGGACGATTTCGGCCGCACCCTGGCCGATGCCGCCGTGCTGATCTACCTGGGCTGCCTGGGCTTGCTGCAGCACAGCCACGACATCACGGCCGAAGCGCTGCATGTGTCGCTGATGGCCTATTTGCTGTACCGCGCCGTGCGCTATGTGGAAGGCCCGTCCATGCGCAATGCCGCGCTGCTGGGCCTGGCGCTGGGCGGCCTGACCCTCACGCGCGGCTGGATCACGCCGGCGGCGCTGAGCATGGCCCTGCTGCTGTGCACCGTCTTCCTGCGCCTGCCGCTGCTGCGCAGCGTGCGCCACCTGGCGCTGGCCGTGCTCGTGGCCATCGCACTGGCCCTGGTCTGGCTGCTGCCGGGCGAACTGCTGCAGCCATACGGCCATTCGCCGCTGCAGGCATGGATGGAGTGGAATGGCCGCCAGTTCAGCGCCCCGAGCCTGAAAAGCCTGCAATATTTCTTGCGTGTCGGCATCTGGTTCTTCTGGCCCGCCTGGCCATTCGCCGCCTGGGCCGTGTATGCCTGGCGCCGCCAGCACCACGTGCTGCACATCGTCGTGCCGCTGACCTTTGTCGCCATGCTGGCCATCCTGGGCCTGTGCCACCCCGATCCCGAACCGAGCCAGCTGTTGCCCCTGCTGCCGCCGCTGGCCGTGATGGCCGCGTTCGGCCTGCTGACCATGAAACGGGGCGCCATCAACGCCATCGACTGGTTCTCCGTGATGGTGCTGACCATCTGCGCCCTCGTACTGTGGCTGTTCTGGTTCGCCATCCTGACGGGCTGGCCGCCGCAACAGGCCCACAATGCACTGAAACTCGTGCCAGGATTCAAGCCCGAGCTGGAACTGGTGGCCTTCTTCGTGGCCGCTGGCGTCACAGCCGGCTGGATCGCCCTGGTGCACTGGCGCATCTCGCGCCAGCCTGCCGTGCTGTGGCGCGCCGTGGTGCTGTCGTCCGGCGGCCTGATCCTGATCTGGGTCCTGATCATGACGCTGTTCCTGCCGCCGCTGAACTACAGCAAGAGCTACGCCAGCGTGGCGCACCAGATTTCCATCCACCTGCCGCCAGGCAGCAAGTGCATCAACAGCAACGTCGGCGCCGCCCAGCGCGCCTCGTTCGCCTACTACGGCCACCTGCCGTTTGCCGGCGTGGAGCAGCAGCAATGCGATGTGTTCTTGTTGCAAGACAGCATCAAGGTTCCTGACAGCAAGGAACAGCTGCCCGAGCATCACGGCGCGGACTGGATCAAGCTATGGGAGGGCCGCCGCCCCACCGACAACGTGGAGCGCTTCCGCCTGTACCAGCGCATCAGGTAA
- a CDS encoding type B 50S ribosomal protein L31, whose amino-acid sequence MKVDTHPEYREVVFHDLSCDFKFVTRSTIQTREKITHDGKEYPLVKIEVSAESHPFFTGKHKIVDTAGRVEKFRQKFGTVGSKTAVAAG is encoded by the coding sequence ATGAAAGTCGATACCCATCCAGAATACCGCGAAGTTGTTTTCCACGATCTGTCGTGCGATTTCAAATTCGTTACCCGCTCGACCATCCAAACCCGCGAAAAAATCACCCACGACGGTAAAGAATACCCACTGGTGAAGATCGAGGTTTCGGCTGAATCGCACCCATTCTTCACGGGCAAGCATAAAATCGTCGATACCGCTGGTCGCGTCGAGAAGTTCCGTCAGAAGTTCGGTACTGTTGGTTCGAAAACCGCAGTCGCAGCAGGCTGA
- the rho gene encoding transcription termination factor Rho, whose amino-acid sequence MHLSELKALHVSALLEMAIGLDIDNAARLRKQELMFAILKKRAKSGEQIFGDGALEVLPDGFGFLRSPDASYMASTDDIYISPSQIRRFNLHTGDSIEGEVRTPKDGERYFALVKVDKVNGESPEMSKHRILFENLTPLHPNEPLRLEREMNGQENITGRIIDLIAPIGKGQRGLLVASPKSGKSVILQHIAHAITANHPDITLIVLLIDERPEEVTEMQRSVRGEVVASTFDEPATRHVQVAEMVLEKAKRLVEMKKDVVILLDSITRLARAYNTVIPASGKVLTGGVDANALQRPKRFFGAARNIEEGGSLTIIATALIETGSRMDDVIFEEFKGTGNMEVHLERRLAEKRVYPAINLNKSGTRREELLIKPNELQKIWILRKLLYSMDEIEAMEFILDKMKATKNNAEFFDMMRRGG is encoded by the coding sequence ATGCATTTATCCGAACTAAAGGCCCTACACGTATCCGCCCTGCTTGAGATGGCGATCGGTCTTGACATTGACAACGCAGCCCGCTTGCGCAAACAGGAGCTGATGTTCGCTATCCTGAAAAAACGCGCCAAGTCCGGCGAACAGATTTTTGGCGACGGCGCCCTGGAAGTGCTGCCAGACGGCTTCGGCTTCCTGCGCTCGCCTGACGCCAGCTACATGGCGTCCACCGACGACATTTACATCTCCCCTTCGCAAATCCGCCGCTTCAATCTGCACACCGGCGATTCGATCGAGGGCGAGGTACGGACCCCGAAAGATGGCGAACGCTATTTCGCATTGGTCAAAGTCGACAAGGTCAACGGCGAATCGCCGGAGATGTCGAAACACCGCATCCTGTTTGAAAACCTGACGCCGCTGCATCCGAACGAGCCGCTGCGCCTGGAACGTGAAATGAATGGCCAGGAAAACATCACCGGCCGCATCATCGACCTGATCGCCCCGATCGGCAAAGGCCAGCGCGGCTTGCTGGTGGCATCGCCGAAATCCGGTAAATCCGTGATCCTGCAGCACATCGCGCATGCGATCACGGCCAATCACCCGGATATCACGCTGATCGTGCTGCTGATCGACGAACGTCCGGAAGAAGTGACCGAAATGCAACGCTCCGTGCGCGGTGAAGTCGTCGCCTCGACCTTCGACGAGCCGGCCACGCGCCACGTGCAAGTGGCCGAGATGGTGCTGGAAAAAGCCAAGCGCCTGGTCGAAATGAAAAAAGACGTGGTGATCCTGCTCGACTCGATCACCCGTCTGGCCCGTGCCTACAACACCGTCATCCCTGCCTCGGGCAAGGTCCTGACCGGTGGTGTCGACGCGAACGCGCTGCAACGTCCAAAACGCTTCTTCGGCGCCGCGCGCAATATCGAAGAAGGCGGTTCGCTGACCATCATCGCCACGGCGCTGATCGAAACGGGTTCGCGCATGGATGACGTGATCTTTGAAGAATTCAAGGGTACCGGCAACATGGAAGTGCATCTGGAACGCCGTTTGGCTGAAAAACGCGTCTATCCGGCAATTAACCTGAACAAATCGGGTACCCGCCGCGAAGAACTGCTGATCAAGCCGAACGAACTGCAAAAAATCTGGATCCTGCGCAAGTTGCTGTACTCGATGGACGAGATCGAGGCGATGGAGTTCATTCTCGACAAGATGAAGGCGACCAAAAACAACGCCGAATTCTTCGACATGATGCGCCGCGGTGGCTAA
- the trxA gene encoding thioredoxin TrxA yields MSENIKHISDASFEADVLKSDLPVLVDFWAEWCGPCKAIAPILEEVAKEYAGRIVIAKMDVDANQAVPAKFGIRGIPTLILFKDGAAAAQKVGAMAKGQLTAFVDSNI; encoded by the coding sequence ATGAGCGAAAATATCAAACACATTAGCGATGCATCTTTTGAAGCAGACGTCCTGAAATCCGACTTGCCCGTCCTGGTGGACTTCTGGGCTGAGTGGTGCGGTCCCTGCAAGGCCATCGCCCCGATCCTGGAAGAAGTGGCCAAGGAATACGCCGGCCGCATCGTGATCGCCAAGATGGACGTGGACGCCAACCAGGCAGTGCCTGCCAAGTTCGGCATCCGCGGCATTCCGACCCTGATCCTGTTCAAGGATGGTGCTGCAGCTGCTCAAAAAGTGGGCGCCATGGCCAAGGGCCAGTTGACCGCTTTCGTCGACAGCAACATTTAA
- a CDS encoding response regulator — MNTVSNQASREHNEAGLAPLRVLLLDDDVFMLDVLSDMLEQMGPFDIRCESHSEQALATLKQHQPDLLICDLSMPDIDGIEFLRMAAENGFRGGVVLLSGLHSAVRLAAERLAMANGLHILGTFRKPMESAELQLMVNLQLQHTARQASVQA, encoded by the coding sequence ATGAATACTGTATCAAACCAAGCAAGCCGGGAACACAACGAAGCAGGCCTGGCGCCGTTGCGCGTGCTGCTGCTGGACGACGATGTCTTCATGCTCGACGTGCTCAGCGACATGCTCGAACAAATGGGCCCGTTCGACATCCGCTGCGAATCGCACAGCGAACAGGCGCTGGCGACCCTGAAGCAGCACCAGCCCGACCTGCTGATCTGCGACCTGTCCATGCCTGACATCGACGGCATCGAATTTTTGCGCATGGCGGCGGAGAATGGCTTCCGCGGCGGCGTGGTCCTGCTGTCGGGCCTGCATTCGGCCGTGCGCCTGGCGGCCGAACGCCTGGCCATGGCCAATGGCCTGCATATATTAGGCACCTTCCGCAAGCCAATGGAAAGCGCGGAATTGCAGCTCATGGTGAACTTGCAACTGCAGCACACGGCCCGCCAGGCCAGCGTACAGGCCTGA